The proteins below come from a single Pseudochaenichthys georgianus chromosome 14, fPseGeo1.2, whole genome shotgun sequence genomic window:
- the LOC117458747 gene encoding uncharacterized protein yields MEQETISLLAEQQKRNNRQSIKEKMAKAFGYRRQEIVHQRPSIEGLLERWPALFHMEEVNAEFMRITTFPLETKFLAQLDKHSTKLPQVIRSRGGVVKQKTTGILQVLDETVDIAIRRACILKSLMVYLGEPVDHLIKEFQDAEAGNNGNLCHWERGSVSSTQRRQGSHRRIRGPQRLALGCDSFCHALRAHIRTEMPAS; encoded by the exons ATGGAGCAAGAGACAATTTCCCTTTTGGCAGAACAACAGAAAAGAAACAACCGGCAATCAATAAAAGAAAAGATGGCGAAGGCGTTTGGATACCGAAGACAAGAAATAGTGCATCAGAGGCCAAGCATTGAAGGCCTCTTGGAGCGGTGGCCTGCACTTTTTCACATGGAAGAG GTAAATGCTGAGTTCATGCGCATAACAACATTTCCATTGGAGACAAAGTTCTTGGCGCAGTTGGACAAACACTCCACCAAACTGCCGCAGGTCATCAGGAGCAGGGGAGGAGTTGTGAAACAGAAGACCACCGGGATCTTGCAGGTTTTGGATGAG ACTGTGGACATCGCCATCAGAAGAGCATGCATCCTCAAATCTCTAATGGTCTACCTGGGTGAACCTGTTGACCATCTCATCAAAGAATTCCAG GACGCTGAGGCAGGCAACAATGGAAACCTTTGTCACTGGGAAAGAGGATCAGTTTCATCGACCCAAAGACGTCAAGGTTCTCATCGAAGAATCAGAGGTCCTCAGCGCCTTGCCCTGGGTTGCGACAGCTTTTGCCATGCTCTTCGGGCTCATATACGCACTGAAATGCCTGCGAGCTAg